The Deinococcus misasensis DSM 22328 DNA segment AACCGTCACATCGTAGGTGCCATACATCACGTTTTTCACGATGTACCCGTCTCCGGTGCTGACCAGTTTGGCCTCGATGGTTTTGCCTTTGGTGCCGTTTGCAAGGGTGCCGACAGGTTTCAGGGTGACTTTCAGTCGCTCCACCTCGGGGTAGAAGCCCAGAGCCATCCGCACGTTCACCATCCCGAGGTTGCCGTAGGTGGTGTCGGCAGGTTTGAAGACAAAATTGCGCACCCCTCCCACGTTTCCGGCCACCACCTGATCGTTTTGAGGGATCAGGTCAATTTCGATGCGTTCACCTTCATATTTGAGCAGCAATTTGGCGGTGATGTTCCAGGTGCCCAGAGGTTGCCGCACATCCAGACGGTATTCCCCTTTGGCGTTGGTGTAACCGATGGCGTTGGTGTTGTAATACAGGGTGTTGTCGGCAATGATTTGTGCGCCTGCGATCGGTTTTCCAGAGGCATCCACCACTTTTCCGGTCACGAAGCCTTTGCTGGCTTTTTGCTGTGCAGTGGGGGTTTTGGTGCTCTGGGCGTTCAGGGGCAGGGCAAACAGGGCAAGTCCAATCCACAGGTGTGTGTTTTTCATGGGTCCATCCTTTTCATGCAGCAGGGTTCCTGCTTTGATGGATGCACTTTAAAAGGTGGCCCATGATTGGAGCATGGTTGATGCCCTTCAGGCATGGACGTGTTTTGGCGTGTTCACCAGAGGCTTCCCATCCTCTTCAATGCCCCATTTGTTCAGGACGGCTCTGGGACGGCTGGACAGGTTCTCTGAACCGTATTTTTTCAGCAGGAACACAGCGATGGCCCATGGGATCAGGCTGTAAGCGGTCTGGGCCAGCATGTTGCCTGTGGACAGCACCAGATAAGACTGCAAGGTGTTTCCCAGACCGTGCAGCAGAGCGATCAAGAAGACACTGCGGGTGGTGTTGTACAGGAAGGTGTTCACATGGGTCCATCCGATGGTGGTCATCACCAGAGCGGCCAGCAACGACAGGTTCGCCATGATGGGCATGTCACGGTTGAAGTACAGCATGAAAGGAAAGTGCCACACCGCCCACCAGACCCCCAGCACCCACGAGGCTTTTTCCGCAGACATGCTGCGTTGCAGGCAAGGCAGCGCAAAGCCCCTCCAGCCGACCTCCTCGGCAAAACCGGTGAACACCACCATGTACAGCAGGAAAAAGGGAAAGCTGCTCCATTGCAAAAGCGGTTTGAGCCCTTGAACGCCACCAAGCAGTCCCAACAGCAAGCTGAGCCCAGCCATGCACAGAGGAATCAGCAGCACCAGTGCGTAATGCTTTGCAGAAACCCGCCAGAGCAAACTCCTCTGGATCAGGTTTTGCACGGCTTCCCCTCCACCAAGGGCAAAAGTGACCCACAGGGCAGCGATCAGGGGACCTGCCCCCAGCCTGAACAGCAGGTAGGGCAGCATCCCATCCATCTGTGCAGCAGGTTGCAACAGGGACACAAAATGCTGAAAGTTCGCTTCGTTGCCGAGAGTCAGGTTGCTCTGGTGGGCCAGCATCAGGGCTGGAATTTGAAAAACCCAGGTGATCAGCAAGGCCAGCACAAAGAAGGCCACCAGAGGGGAGCGCCGGATCAGGGTGTTCATGCCTGCATCCTACTGCGACTTGGGTCACATTTTAAGGGCCGAACGTCAGGTGCAAAAGGTGACAAATGTCAGCTCTGGGATGGGGTCCCTGCCTGTTCAAACCCACCGCTTCAGACCATCCGTGAAATGCCGTAAGGAATGATGTGCGGTTTCCCTGTATCTGGGTCCTCGATGATGTGGGCTTTCAGGCCGAACACCTCGTGCAGAAGCTGGTGGGTCATGATCTGTGCAGGGTCGCCCTGACTGTGCACCTTGCCGTCTTTGACCACCACAATTTGCGTGCTGTAACGGATCGCCTGATTCAGGTCATGGAGCACCATCAGGATGGTTTTGCTCTGGTCGCGGTTCAAGCGACCC contains these protein-coding regions:
- a CDS encoding carboxypeptidase-like regulatory domain-containing protein, with amino-acid sequence MKNTHLWIGLALFALPLNAQSTKTPTAQQKASKGFVTGKVVDASGKPIAGAQIIADNTLYYNTNAIGYTNAKGEYRLDVRQPLGTWNITAKLLLKYEGERIEIDLIPQNDQVVAGNVGGVRNFVFKPADTTYGNLGMVNVRMALGFYPEVERLKVTLKPVGTLANGTKGKTIEAKLVSTGDGYIVKNVMYGTYDVTVALDGKTLFVRKAVSGGPSPAYQKAFRGGFWKDFYSLRPVMFLEVSDDDCPDILQECQGK
- a CDS encoding CPBP family intramembrane glutamic endopeptidase, producing MNTLIRRSPLVAFFVLALLITWVFQIPALMLAHQSNLTLGNEANFQHFVSLLQPAAQMDGMLPYLLFRLGAGPLIAALWVTFALGGGEAVQNLIQRSLLWRVSAKHYALVLLIPLCMAGLSLLLGLLGGVQGLKPLLQWSSFPFFLLYMVVFTGFAEEVGWRGFALPCLQRSMSAEKASWVLGVWWAVWHFPFMLYFNRDMPIMANLSLLAALVMTTIGWTHVNTFLYNTTRSVFLIALLHGLGNTLQSYLVLSTGNMLAQTAYSLIPWAIAVFLLKKYGSENLSSRPRAVLNKWGIEEDGKPLVNTPKHVHA